A single genomic interval of Scatophagus argus isolate fScaArg1 chromosome 22, fScaArg1.pri, whole genome shotgun sequence harbors:
- the adipor2 gene encoding adiponectin receptor protein 2 produces the protein MSPREKGDTPISGPSTSHLSTSECPSHNGTVPECDEDRRIDEEDDRGGEGEEKAEEDEKSSDEGFMGMTPLLQAHHAMERMEEFVHKVWEGRWRVIPHDVLPDWLKDNDFLVHGHRPPMPSFRACFKSIFRIHTETGNIWTHLLGCLFFLCLGLMYMFRPNMSFVAPVQEKVVIGMFFLGAILCLCFSWLFHTVYCHSEGVSRVFSKLDYSGIAFLIMGSFVPWLYYSFYCSPQPCFIYLIVVCILGLAAITVSQCDFFATPQYRGVRAGVFVGLGLSGVVPTLHFVISEGLIKATTMGQMGWLLLMAALYITGACLYAARIPERFFPGKCDIWFHSHQLFHILVVAGAFVHFHGVSNLQEFRYTAGAGCAEDGTL, from the exons ATGAGTCCCCGGGAGAAAGGAGACACGCCCATCTCAGGTCCTTCAACAAGTCACCTCAGTACCTCAGAGTGCCCCTCACACAATGGG ACTGTCCCCGAGTGCGACGAGGACAGAAGAATAGACGAAGAggatgacagaggaggagaaggagaggaaaaggcagaagaggatgagaagagCAGTGATGAAGGCTTCATGGGAATGACTCCGCTGCTGCAGGCTCACCATGCCatggagaggatggaggagttTGTACACAAG GTGTGGGAGGGTCGGTGGCGCGTCATACCTCACGATGTGCTCCCCGATTGGCTGAAGGATAACGACTTCCTGGTTCACGGCCACAGGCCACCCATGCCTTCGTTCCGCGCCTGCTTCAAGAGCATCTTTAGAATCCACACAGAGACGGGCAACATCTGGACACATCTGCTAG gctgtttgtttttcctctgtctggGTCTCATGTACATGTTCAGGCCCAACATGTCGTTCGTGGCTCCTGTCCAGGAGAAGGTCGTTATCGGGATGTTTTTCCTAGGAGccatcctctgtctctgcttctcctgGCTCTTCCACACAGTCTACTGCCACTCTGAAGGCGTCTCCAGAGTCTTCTCAAA GTTGGACTACAGCGGGATCGCCTTCCTGATCATGGGCTCATTCGTCCCCTGGTTGTACTACTCCTTCTACTGCTCCCCTCAGCCCTGCTTCATCTACCTGATAGTGGTGTGCATACTGGGATTGGCCGCCATCACCGTCTCCCAGTGTGACTTCTTCGCCACGCCGCAGTACAGAGGTGTCAGAGCAG GAGTGTTTGTGGGTCTGGGTCTGAGCGGTGTGGTTCCCACCCTGCACTTTGTCATCAGTGAGGGTCTGATCAAGGCCACCACCATGGGTCAGATGGGCTGGCTGCTGCTCATGGCGGCGCTCTACATCACCGGAGCCTGTCTGTACGCCGCTCGCATCCCAGAGAGGTTCTTCCCGGGCAAGTGTGACATCTGG TTCCACTCCCACCAGCTGTTCCACATTTTGGTGGTCGCGGGGGCTTTCGTTCATTTCCACGGCGTCTCCAACCTGCAGGAGTTTCGTTACACAGCAGGAGCGGGCTGCGCTGAGGATGGCACGCTCTaa